In one Stenotrophomonas maltophilia genomic region, the following are encoded:
- a CDS encoding c-type cytochrome — MKTILKVTVALCGTLLAAAAWCKEDPAAGAQLYATHCVACHGAERAGVPPTFPALTDVSKRLQPAQIKDKIKQGGGLMPPFPQLSQQEIDNIASYLAK; from the coding sequence TTGAAAACGATTCTGAAAGTGACTGTCGCGCTGTGCGGCACCCTGCTGGCCGCTGCGGCGTGGTGCAAGGAAGACCCTGCTGCCGGAGCGCAGCTCTACGCAACGCACTGCGTGGCCTGCCACGGTGCGGAGCGCGCCGGCGTGCCACCGACGTTCCCTGCGCTCACCGACGTCAGCAAACGGCTTCAGCCTGCGCAGATCAAGGACAAGATCAAGCAGGGCGGCGGCTTGATGCCCCCCTTCCCGCAGCTGTCGCAGCAGGAGATCGACAACATCGCCAGCTACCTGGCGAAGTAG